In Candidatus Atribacteria bacterium, the genomic window AGTGAAAATTATAATTCAAAATCCTATTGGTGGGAGAGTGAGCGATTTCATCGAAAAGCTTTACTAAATTTTAATTCTGCACAAATTGAAATCCAGCCTTTAATTATGAATTACGAAGAAGAAATCATTTCTTCTATCGAAAATAGTTTAAATACATTAAATCAAAAACAGATTGATGAATGTTTTATACGAGCCCAAACTATGGTTAAAAATTGGGGTTCTAAACTAAATCGTCTTCCTTCGGTAAATTTGGGATGGCGTTTTTGCAATTATTGGCGTAGATATAATAAAATGAACGGTATTCCGTAAGAAAAATAAAGATTTTACTCTAAAGATTATTTCAAGGTAAAATAAGAAATTGAGGTTATTTATAATGAAAATATTGGTAGCATTTTATTCAAGAAGCGGAAAGACTAAAAAAGTAGCCGAGGCTATTTCTGGTATCTTAAAATGCGATCAGGAAGAGATTTTTGATACTAAAAACAGAGAGGGAACTGTAGGATTCTTAAGTGCCGGTACTGATGCTAACTTGAGAAGATTAACCGCAATTAAGGAGGTAAAGAACGATCCTTCTTTATATGATCTGGTCATTGTCGGAACTCCTATCTGGTCTTCTAATATTGCTACTCCGGTTAGAACTTATCTTTTTTCATACAAAGAAGAATTTAAAAAAATTGCTTTTTTCTGTACTCGATTAGGTTCGGATACCAAGAAAATTTTTAATGATATGAAAAATCTTAGTAAAAAGACTCCACTTGCCTTGCTTGAGCTAACCTCACGCGAAGTGGCAAGAGACCAGTATATACAGAAAGTGAAGGAATTTATCAAAAATTTAAAGAAAGAGACAGCAAAATAAAATGAAAGTAACCGAAGAGGAATTTGAGGGATTGGTAACAGAGGCAGTAAGCAGCCTTCCCCAAAAATTTAAGGAAAAGATGGAAAATATTGCTATTGCTATTGAAGATTTGCCTTCTCAGGAACTTCTTCGGGAGATGAAGATCAAATCCCCTTATGGACTTTTAGGGCTTTATCGAGGGGTTCCCTTTCCCAGGAGAGGTATCTGGTATGGTAATGTTATGCCTGATAAGATTATCATCTTTAAAAAACCTATAGAAGTTCGATGTAGAAATAACGAAGAAATAAAGGAATCGGTTAGAAGAGTAGTTATACATGAGATTGGACATTACTTTGGTTTGGGCGAAGCAGATTTGCGAAAGATTGAAAGGGAGAAGCATATGAATTCTTAATATGATAAGGCTTTCGGATAAATTAGAGATATTTATCGGGGAAATTCCCAAAGTTGAACTCCATCTTCATTTGGAAGGAGCAATTCCCCTGGAAACTTTATTTGGTTTAATCCAAAGAGGGGGGAATAATAGATCAATTAAGAATTTGGAAGACCTGAAGAGACGGTTAACCTATTCTAATTTTACGCAATTTATTAAAGTTTGGTTATGGAAGAACAGTTTTATTAACCAATATAAGGATTTTGAAGAAATAGTCTACCGGGTTCTTCAAAGCTTGAGTCAGCAAAATGTAAAATATGTAGAGGCATTTTATTCTCCCCGGGATTTTACTTTCAAAAATCAAAAATTATCTGCCTGCGGAATAACTGAAAGTTTGATTAAGGGGAAGGAAAGTGCTTTTAATGACTTTGGGATTCGTAGTGCGTTGATCGTTGATATAGTCAGGGATTATGGTCCACGTATGGGTATGAATTTGATAAAAGAATTGTCTGGATATTTAGGTCGGGGACTTATAGGCATCGGCCTAGGAGGAAATGAAAGATTATTTCCCGCAGGTCTTTTTACTAAAGTTTATCAGGAAGCCAGAGAGCTGGGTTTTCGGCTTACCGCTCATGCGGGCGAAACAGATGGTGCAAAATCTATTTGGGCAGCCATCAATGAACTTGGAACAGAACGAATTGGTCACGGATTAAGGGCTTATGAAGATCCTCAATTAATCGATTATCTTAAAGAAATACAGATACCATTAGAATTGTGCGTAGTAAGCAATATCAAGACCCGGGTTTGTAAAACCTTCAAAGAACATCCTATTAGAAATTATTTTAAAGATGGATTAATGATCACAATTAATTCTGATGACCCTGCCATGTTTAATACCTCAATAAACAATGAGTACCGAGTTCTCATTCAAAAGTACGGATTCAATTTAGATGAAATAAGGAAAGTTAATTATCATTCGATTGAAGCATCTTTTTTGGCAGGTGAAGAGAAAGATGTAATGAAAGAAATTTTTAATAAAGAATGGGGAAAATTAATATCTAAATATTTTAAAAATTGAAGAAAGAGAGTAAAAAAGGAAAAATTGTAAATGAAGAATAAACAAAATAAAGAATGTCGCAAAAAAGAAAAGATATTTTTAGCCCAATCTTATTTTAAATATCCTCATCCTGAAGAGATGTTAAAGGAATTATTCGAAGAACTTAAGGTAATGAACCGATATCCTTCAGGTGGAGGATACGCAGAACTACGACAGATTTTAGCTGAATATGTAGGTATAAAGAGGGAAAATGTTTTACCAGCTAATGGTTCGGATGAAGTTATTGAAATAGTGTCCCGAGTTTACAAGGGGAAAGTTTTAATTCCTATTCCTACTTTTTCTCAATATGAAGTGAGCGCAAACAGAGAGAGGTTGCCCAAAGTTTTAGTCAATTGTTTGCATGATAGAGTATATTGCCTTAATTTTAGCGCTGAACAATTGGAAGAAGCTTCTTTAATTTGGATATGCAATCCCAACAATCCCACCGGGACAAGAATTCCCCGGGAAAACATTATTGACATTTTGCAAAGGGCAAAAGGGATGGTCGTCGTAGATGAATGCAATTTCGAGTATCTGGAAGAGACGGTAGTGGACTTGATAGATAAATATGAAAATTTAATTATCTCCAGAAGTTTTTCTAAAAACTTTGGATTGGCAGGTTTGCGTTTGGGTTTTGCTGTTTCTAATCCCCAAAATATAGAGAAATTAAGTGTTTTTGGTCAACATTTCAGAGTAAATAGAATCGCTGAGAAAGCTGCGGGGATAGCCTTAAAATATTTAGATTACTATCAAGAAGTCTGGCAAAAAATAGAGAAAGCAAGAGATAAATTTGTAAGGCAAATAAATGAGTTAGGATTTTTTGCTTATGATTCTAAAGCAAACTTTGTTTTAGTAGAGTTTAAGGGTAAAAAAGAAACAGAAAAAGTTTGGAAATATTTAAAAGAAAATGGTATTTATACTTTACCTGGTTGGAATAATGAATTTTCTGGTTTAGGGGATCAATTTATTAGATTTACTATCGGACAAGAATGGGAGATGGATAGGGTAGTGGAGATGTTATCTTATTGGTGCCGAAGGGGGGATTTGAACCCCCACAGGCTTACACCTACTACGCCCTGAACGTAGCGCGTCTACCAGTTCCGCCACTTCGGCTTATTTTAAAAAATAAATTAAAAAATCAATAGAGAGCCAAAAGAGTCTGTACTGAAAATAGAATAGAGAAAATAGAAATTATTGTCAAGTCTGATAATATATAGTATATATTATCAAGTATCAACTATCGAGTCAAAAAAAAATAAAAGAAAGAAATAGTTTAAGATAGTATCGAGTTAAGAAACCAAAAGGAAAGATGGAGAGAGAAAACATTAACAAGCTATTTCGGTATCGAAAATATTAAAAAAGAGGTGAAGCGTTTTGGTTAAAAAACAAATGATAACTGATTTAAATTTAAATACCAGAATTAACGATATATTTATCCTGAAAAATATAGAGTTTAGAGTGAGAAAAGACCAGAAAACCATAGACATGTTCTTTAAAATTGCTGATAAGACCGGAGAAATTGAAGCCATAAACTGGGATGTTTCCAGTGACAAAGTAGAAACATTGGGCAAGATTGAATTTGCCCATGTTCAGGGGCAGATAACTAAAAAGAAAATTGATGGCACTCTTCAGGCGACAATTTCTTCTCTCGTCAAAACTGCTCCCTTGGATTTAGATTATTCCGATTATTTACCCCAATCAAAAGAAAATTTAGATAAATTGATGCTTAAGATTCTTTCCAAGATCGATTCTATCAAGAATGATCACTTAAAGAATCTGTTAAAGAGTTTTTTTAATGACCCAGAATTTAAGGAAAAGTTTAAGAAAGCCCCCGCTGCCACTAAAGTACACCAGCCTTATATCGGAGGTTTACTTGAGCACACGGTAAATGTGGCAACTATTTGTGAGTCTATAAGTAATCTCTACCAGGAAATAGACCGTGATTTTCTAATTACCATGGCTATTCTTCATGATATTGGTAAGATAAGAGAATATGCCTACGATAAGGTTATCGAACATACTGATGAAGGTAAACTTTTAGGGCATATTGCTATAAGTTTAGAGATGATCGATCAGAAGATAAAGTGCATGAATGATTTTCCCAAAGATTTAGAATTGATGGTAAAACATACTTTATTAAGTCATCATGGCCATTTTGAATTCGGCTCTCCCCGGCTTCCCAGTATCCTGGCAGCTATAGCTCTTTATTATGCCGACGAGATGGATGCCAAGGTAAGTGGTTTTATAAATATCAAAGAAGAGAATAAAAATTTTAAAGAAAAATGGAGTAAGTGGGTTTGGTGGTTAGAAAGGTCAATTTATTTAGATGAAGAAGCCATCTTAAAAAATGATATAGACAAGTCAGAAGAAGATTAGAATAAAATAAAATAAGGAGTAACCATCTAACTAAATTAAAGGAGAAGATACATGAAAGAAATTTTTGACAGAGCTTTAAAAAATAAAAAAAACAGTGCAGATTATATTGAGATAAGGGCGGAAAAGAAAGAAACGACTACTATTCATTTTCAAGGAGAGAAGTTGGAAAAAATAAATTGTTCCCAACAGGCAGGAGGTAATGTGCGTGCGCTGGTAAAAGGTGGATGGGGATTTGTTTCCTTTAATCAGTTTGATGATTTGGAAGAAAAAGTTCGAGAGGCAATTGAAGTGGCGAGTTTAATTGGAAAAGAAGAGAGCAGATTGGCAGCGACTTTACCGGTAGTAGAAATAATTCATCGGGAATTAGATAAAGATTTTCGCCAGATAAGCTTGAAAGAAAAAAAGGATTTAATGGAAGATTATAATAATATAATTATGAAATCTGATCCCCTGATCCAATCTTCTAATGTAGCCTATACGGATAGATTTTCTACTATTTATTTTGCCAATTCGGAAGGCAGCTATATCGAACAGGAAAAACCCTTTTTAAGTGTCCGTCTTACAGCTATAGCTCGAGAGGGAGATAATGTACAAATGGCCAGTGAAAGCATTGGGAGTACCAAAGGTTTTAAAATAATAGAAGAGATTTCCACTAAAGCACAAAGAGCTGCTTCTCGAGCAATCAATCTTCTTAAAGCCCAGTCGGTAGAAGGGGGAGAATATACGGTGATAATGGATCAGGCTTTAAGCGGAGTTTTTATCCATGAGGCTTTTGGTCATCTCAGTGAAGCTGATTTTCTATATGAGGATGAGAGGATGAGTAGTTTAATGAAATTGGGGAAGAAAGTTGGCTCACCCCAGCTTAATGTGGTTGATGATGGTTCTGTCCCCGATTTATTAGGTTCTTCCAAATATGATGATGAAGGTGTGAAAACCAGGAAAACTTATCTGATAAAAAATGGGATCCTGGCAGGCAGGCTTCATTCACGGGAGACTGCAGTTAAAATGGGGGAAGAACCAACCGGAAATGCCCGTGCTCTCAATTATCGTTTTAAGCCTATTGTACGAATGACCAATACCTACATCGAAAACGGGAATACTGCTTTTAAAGATTTATTATCAGGTATAGAAAAGGGCATTTATGCTAAGGATTGCTATGGCGGGATGACCACCTTTGAAATGTTCACCTTTAGTGCCGGGGAAGGTTTTATGATAAGAGACGGTAAAATTGCCGAGCCGGTTAAGGATGTGGTTTTAAGTGGGAATTTGTTTTCTACTCTACTGAATATTGAAGGAGTAGGAAATGATTTGAAAATAATTGAATCCGGCGGGGGATGTGGAAAAGCGGGTCAAAACCCGCTACCGGTTTCTTTCGGGAGCCCTCATCTCAGGATAAAACAAGTAGTAGTAGGGGGTAGATAAAATGAAAAAATTATTAAAGCAAGCCTGCGAAAAAACAGATTCAGCTGAGCTATTTAGAGCAAAGAGCAAAACTATTCCGGTAAATTTTGAAGTAAACAGATTGAAATCTATTGATATTTCCGAGAGTGAAGGGAAAGCATTGCGGGTAATAAATAAAGGGAAAATAGGATTTTCTACCTCTACGGGAGATGAAGATTTTGGTTTAATCGTTAAAAAAGCAGTTGCGACTTCTGAATTTGGTTCAACGGCTTCTTTTGATTTTCCGGGAGAAATGAAAAAGGAGAATAAAGAAAAGAAAAGTTTAGCCATATATGATGAAAAAGTAGTCGATAAAAGCATTGAAGAGATGGTAAAGATAGGTGAAGGTATTATAGAGAGAATAAAGGACTTTAATCCAAAATTGCGTTGTGATGTCACTATCTTAAAAGATCTTAGCGAAGTAGAATATCTTAATTCCCGGGGAGGGAATTTTTCTTACCTTAAGACCGCCATCGCTTATTCACTGATGGTGCAGCAAACCGAAGAACAAGATATGTTGATGGTCTATTCCTCTCTTGAATCAGGAAAGGACGATCTTAATGCTAAGGAATTAACCTCTGAAATAATCGAAAATTTAAAATGGGGAGAAAAGATTGTCTCTGTAGGAAGTGGTAAGATGCCGGTTATCTTTACTCCTAAGGCAGCTTTGGTCTTGATTCTCTCTATCATCAGTGGTTTAAATGGAAAGATGGTCTTGAAGAAAATTTCTCCTTTAACTTCTCAAAAAAACAAGAAATTATGGAGTGACCTGTTAACTCTTTATAGTGATGGTACTATAGATTTTGCTTTAGGCAGTGCTCCTTTTGATGATGAAGGAGTCGAAATGAAAAGGATACCTTTGGTAGAAAAAGGGGAGATTAAAAATTTTTATTATGACCTACAGACAGCAGGAATGGTTGGCGTAGAAAGTACCGGCAATGGTTTGAGAAGCGGTATACAAAGCGAACCTGTTCCTGGCATAAGTAACTTGATCATGGAGGAAGGAGAAGTTTCTTTTCAAGATATGGTTAAAGATATTTCAGAAGGGATAATTATCGACCAGGTCCTCGGTCTGGGACAGGGGAATATAATAAGCGGAGCCTTCTCAAATAATGTACAGCTGGGTTATAAGATAGAAAAAGGTAAAATAGTAGGAAGAGTTAAGGATGTTATG contains:
- a CDS encoding metallopeptidase family protein encodes the protein MKVTEEEFEGLVTEAVSSLPQKFKEKMENIAIAIEDLPSQELLREMKIKSPYGLLGLYRGVPFPRRGIWYGNVMPDKIIIFKKPIEVRCRNNEEIKESVRRVVIHEIGHYFGLGEADLRKIEREKHMNS
- the add gene encoding adenosine deaminase; this encodes MIRLSDKLEIFIGEIPKVELHLHLEGAIPLETLFGLIQRGGNNRSIKNLEDLKRRLTYSNFTQFIKVWLWKNSFINQYKDFEEIVYRVLQSLSQQNVKYVEAFYSPRDFTFKNQKLSACGITESLIKGKESAFNDFGIRSALIVDIVRDYGPRMGMNLIKELSGYLGRGLIGIGLGGNERLFPAGLFTKVYQEARELGFRLTAHAGETDGAKSIWAAINELGTERIGHGLRAYEDPQLIDYLKEIQIPLELCVVSNIKTRVCKTFKEHPIRNYFKDGLMITINSDDPAMFNTSINNEYRVLIQKYGFNLDEIRKVNYHSIEASFLAGEEKDVMKEIFNKEWGKLISKYFKN
- a CDS encoding HD domain-containing protein, with the translated sequence MVKKQMITDLNLNTRINDIFILKNIEFRVRKDQKTIDMFFKIADKTGEIEAINWDVSSDKVETLGKIEFAHVQGQITKKKIDGTLQATISSLVKTAPLDLDYSDYLPQSKENLDKLMLKILSKIDSIKNDHLKNLLKSFFNDPEFKEKFKKAPAATKVHQPYIGGLLEHTVNVATICESISNLYQEIDRDFLITMAILHDIGKIREYAYDKVIEHTDEGKLLGHIAISLEMIDQKIKCMNDFPKDLELMVKHTLLSHHGHFEFGSPRLPSILAAIALYYADEMDAKVSGFINIKEENKNFKEKWSKWVWWLERSIYLDEEAILKNDIDKSEED
- a CDS encoding TldD/PmbA family protein; translated protein: MKEIFDRALKNKKNSADYIEIRAEKKETTTIHFQGEKLEKINCSQQAGGNVRALVKGGWGFVSFNQFDDLEEKVREAIEVASLIGKEESRLAATLPVVEIIHRELDKDFRQISLKEKKDLMEDYNNIIMKSDPLIQSSNVAYTDRFSTIYFANSEGSYIEQEKPFLSVRLTAIAREGDNVQMASESIGSTKGFKIIEEISTKAQRAASRAINLLKAQSVEGGEYTVIMDQALSGVFIHEAFGHLSEADFLYEDERMSSLMKLGKKVGSPQLNVVDDGSVPDLLGSSKYDDEGVKTRKTYLIKNGILAGRLHSRETAVKMGEEPTGNARALNYRFKPIVRMTNTYIENGNTAFKDLLSGIEKGIYAKDCYGGMTTFEMFTFSAGEGFMIRDGKIAEPVKDVVLSGNLFSTLLNIEGVGNDLKIIESGGGCGKAGQNPLPVSFGSPHLRIKQVVVGGR
- a CDS encoding TldD/PmbA family protein, translating into MKKLLKQACEKTDSAELFRAKSKTIPVNFEVNRLKSIDISESEGKALRVINKGKIGFSTSTGDEDFGLIVKKAVATSEFGSTASFDFPGEMKKENKEKKSLAIYDEKVVDKSIEEMVKIGEGIIERIKDFNPKLRCDVTILKDLSEVEYLNSRGGNFSYLKTAIAYSLMVQQTEEQDMLMVYSSLESGKDDLNAKELTSEIIENLKWGEKIVSVGSGKMPVIFTPKAALVLILSIISGLNGKMVLKKISPLTSQKNKKLWSDLLTLYSDGTIDFALGSAPFDDEGVEMKRIPLVEKGEIKNFYYDLQTAGMVGVESTGNGLRSGIQSEPVPGISNLIMEEGEVSFQDMVKDISEGIIIDQVLGLGQGNIISGAFSNNVQLGYKIEKGKIVGRVKDVMIAGNALEELKNIAALGNKAKWVEGKYKFPHIYLKSLSVSAKVCQGDGSPDNIQVIR